Proteins co-encoded in one Spirosoma endbachense genomic window:
- a CDS encoding rhamnogalacturonan acetylesterase encodes MNRFINGLVCWLTLVGWLIIHQADGQAFSFSVQPKKGYTLVDTSVRYKTGNGYGFDLNTSAQLISRSATNGFITSSQPFYFSVAVPQEGNYKVTVTLGDTQDRSLTTVKAESRRLMLHRVATQKGEIKRISFVVNIRRPEISAGGRVSLKPREVGKLDWDDKLTLEFSDDRPCVNAIEIEKTDTPITVYLAGNSTVVDQDEEPWAAWGQMIPCFFGPGVSIANHAESGLSLGSFLNSHRLDKVLSVIKPGDYLFIEFGHNDQKEKGSQDGAYQSYTERLKLFVSKAREHGALPVIVTSTARRSFDADGKSVNTLGDYPEAARQVAKRENVPLIDLNRMTTAFYDALGVENSKKALVHYPANTFPGQNQPLADNTHYNPYGAYEVARCILEGIKDNNLELKKYIITMPTFDPAHPDPVEGFYWPPSPNQSTLKPDGN; translated from the coding sequence ATGAATCGATTCATAAACGGCCTTGTCTGCTGGCTTACTCTGGTAGGTTGGCTCATTATTCATCAGGCTGATGGCCAAGCCTTTAGTTTTAGTGTGCAACCAAAGAAGGGTTATACTTTAGTGGATACCTCGGTTCGCTATAAGACTGGCAACGGGTATGGCTTTGATTTAAATACCTCTGCTCAGTTGATAAGCCGGTCGGCCACAAATGGGTTTATTACCAGTAGCCAGCCGTTTTATTTTTCGGTAGCGGTTCCGCAGGAGGGGAATTACAAGGTTACTGTAACGCTGGGCGATACACAGGATCGGAGCCTGACAACCGTAAAAGCCGAATCCCGACGGCTCATGCTCCATCGTGTGGCCACGCAAAAGGGAGAAATCAAACGGATCAGTTTTGTGGTGAATATACGCAGACCGGAAATTAGTGCGGGTGGACGCGTTAGCCTAAAACCTCGGGAAGTAGGCAAACTGGACTGGGATGATAAGCTTACTCTGGAGTTTAGTGATGATCGTCCCTGCGTAAATGCCATTGAGATTGAGAAAACAGATACCCCCATCACGGTTTATCTGGCAGGAAATTCCACCGTGGTCGATCAGGATGAAGAGCCCTGGGCGGCCTGGGGGCAAATGATCCCGTGTTTTTTCGGACCAGGCGTCTCCATTGCCAATCATGCCGAATCGGGTCTGAGCTTGGGTAGTTTTTTAAACAGTCACCGGTTGGACAAGGTCCTGAGTGTGATCAAGCCCGGCGATTATCTATTCATTGAATTTGGCCACAACGATCAGAAGGAAAAAGGCTCACAAGACGGGGCCTACCAGTCCTACACAGAACGGCTGAAGCTATTTGTTTCGAAAGCTCGGGAGCATGGAGCCCTTCCTGTGATTGTTACGTCAACGGCTCGCCGATCGTTCGATGCGGATGGGAAATCGGTCAACACGTTGGGTGATTATCCGGAAGCTGCCCGTCAGGTAGCCAAACGGGAAAACGTGCCTTTGATTGATCTGAACCGGATGACTACCGCGTTTTACGATGCATTGGGTGTTGAGAACTCTAAAAAAGCACTGGTACACTATCCGGCCAACACGTTTCCGGGGCAAAATCAACCCCTGGCCGATAATACGCACTATAACCCGTATGGTGCGTATGAAGTGGCCAGATGTATCCTGGAAGGGATTAAAGACAATAACCTGGAGTTGAAAAAATACATAATAACCATGCCGACCTTCGACCCGGCACATCCCGACCCGGTGGAAGGTTTCTACTGGCCACCAAGCCCTAACCAGTCAACCCTCAAGCCGGATGGCAACTAA
- a CDS encoding rhamnogalacturonan lyase has protein sequence MEKLNRGLVAVRQDSQHVFVSWRLLVTDPDNVVFNLYRTVKGGQPLKVNQHPLTGGTNFVDTNAPIQQDVVYCVRAVVANAEQKPEGTYTLLASAIYPYITIPLKTPAGYTPNDASAADLDGDGTYELILHQVSRGRDNSQKGRTDPPILEAYKLDGTLLWRINLGHNIREGAHYTQFMAYDLDGDGRAELACKTADGTLDGLGKLIGDSTRHWAKTDGPLEGKILDGPEFFTIFDGKTGAALATTDYIPSRNPTDGWGGIGGIGGNDNNGNRVDRFLACVAYLDGKLPSVVMCRGYYGRTVLAAWDWRGGKLTSRWVFDSQQSADGFSGMGNHNLTVTDVDNDGKDELIYGSMCVDDNGKGLYTTKLRHGDALHVSDLDPARPGLEAWGIHENEAPIPGYEKGFGAALYDARTGEILWGAFPGQDVGRGVAEDIDPGNPGAELWWSGSNGLFSTNGKRIGESPASANFLVWWDDDLTRELLDGNHIDKYNPSGTAARLLTAEGCASNNGTKSTPALSADLFGDWREEVVLRTEDNQSLRIYTTTIPTQYRLYTLMQDPQYRLSIAWQNVGYNQPPHTSFFLGHGMKKPSRPKITLISPAQATR, from the coding sequence ATGGAAAAACTAAATCGTGGATTAGTCGCAGTTCGGCAGGATAGTCAGCACGTATTTGTGAGCTGGCGACTGCTCGTCACCGATCCAGACAATGTTGTGTTTAACTTATATCGAACCGTTAAAGGGGGCCAGCCCCTTAAAGTAAACCAACATCCCTTAACTGGAGGTACTAATTTTGTCGATACGAATGCCCCGATCCAGCAGGATGTCGTATATTGTGTCCGGGCAGTTGTCGCCAATGCAGAACAGAAACCGGAGGGTACCTATACGCTTTTAGCGAGTGCGATTTATCCTTATATAACGATTCCACTAAAAACGCCTGCCGGTTACACGCCCAACGATGCCTCGGCGGCTGATTTAGACGGCGATGGTACCTACGAACTGATTCTACATCAGGTCAGCCGGGGCCGCGACAACTCCCAGAAAGGAAGGACTGATCCACCAATTCTGGAAGCCTATAAGCTGGATGGAACCTTACTTTGGCGCATTAATCTGGGGCACAATATTCGGGAGGGTGCTCATTACACGCAGTTTATGGCCTATGACCTGGATGGCGATGGGCGGGCTGAGCTGGCGTGCAAAACGGCCGATGGTACGCTAGATGGATTAGGTAAACTAATTGGTGATTCAACCCGGCACTGGGCCAAAACAGACGGACCACTGGAAGGTAAAATTCTGGATGGCCCTGAATTCTTCACCATTTTCGATGGGAAAACCGGGGCGGCTCTGGCCACTACGGATTACATTCCCTCGCGCAACCCGACCGATGGCTGGGGTGGTATTGGCGGGATCGGTGGCAACGACAACAATGGCAATCGGGTCGATCGCTTCCTGGCGTGCGTAGCTTACCTGGATGGTAAACTGCCCAGCGTTGTGATGTGCCGCGGCTACTACGGTCGCACCGTATTGGCCGCCTGGGACTGGCGAGGGGGTAAATTGACCTCCCGATGGGTATTCGATTCGCAGCAATCGGCGGACGGATTTTCCGGAATGGGCAATCATAATTTAACGGTTACGGATGTCGACAACGATGGCAAAGATGAACTAATTTACGGTTCCATGTGCGTCGATGACAATGGGAAAGGTCTGTATACAACGAAACTACGCCACGGCGACGCCCTGCACGTGTCCGACCTCGATCCGGCCCGGCCTGGGCTCGAAGCCTGGGGAATCCACGAAAATGAAGCGCCCATACCGGGGTATGAGAAAGGGTTTGGAGCAGCCCTATACGATGCCCGAACCGGCGAAATCCTCTGGGGAGCGTTTCCAGGGCAGGATGTTGGTCGTGGCGTGGCCGAAGATATTGATCCGGGCAATCCAGGTGCTGAACTGTGGTGGTCAGGTTCGAATGGACTGTTCAGCACCAACGGAAAACGCATTGGTGAAAGTCCAGCGTCGGCCAATTTTCTGGTCTGGTGGGACGACGATCTAACCCGCGAACTGCTCGATGGGAATCACATTGATAAATATAACCCTTCTGGTACGGCAGCCCGGTTGCTAACTGCCGAGGGCTGTGCGTCGAACAACGGTACGAAATCAACTCCCGCGCTCAGTGCCGATCTCTTTGGCGACTGGCGGGAAGAGGTAGTGCTTCGAACCGAAGACAACCAGAGTTTACGTATTTATACCACCACGATTCCGACCCAATACCGGTTATACACGCTCATGCAGGACCCGCAATATCGACTGAGTATTGCCTGGCAGAACGTGGGGTATAATCAGCCGCCCCATACCAGCTTTTTTCTGGGTCATGGTATGAAAAAACCATCTCGTCCAAAAATCACCCTGATCTCACCCGCCCAAGCGACCCGATAA
- a CDS encoding rhamnogalacturonidase, with translation MKSIVVALVCTALVSVQLMAQNVTKASFPDGSPISSWFTTIRKVSLAQLGKSYVITNFGVKADSTLVQTDAIQKAIDKAARQGGGVVVIPKGTFMSGALFFKPKTHLHLAEGAVLKGSNNIADYPKLPSRMEGQSLDYFAALVNAYQVDGFTISGKGTIDGNGLRFWEAFWARRKENPNCTNLEVSRPRLVFIWKCNNVQVQDVKLHNAGFWTSHYYQCQNLKVLDAHIYSPYKPVKAPSTDAIDLDACSNVLIKGCYMSVNDDAIALKGGKGPWADRVPNNGANANIIIEDCEFGFCHSALTCGSEAIHNRNILMRNCHVSEASRVLWLKMRPDTPQLYEYITLENIKGQAHSLLYVKPWTQFFDLQGRPDVPLSYSDHVSLKNIELSCDTFFDVAISEHDKLSNFSFENFVVESKNATIDKKVVNGFTLKNVKVNDKIVE, from the coding sequence ATGAAATCAATAGTAGTTGCACTGGTTTGTACGGCGTTGGTAAGCGTACAACTTATGGCGCAAAACGTGACGAAAGCGTCGTTTCCGGATGGAAGTCCGATCAGTAGCTGGTTTACGACGATCCGTAAAGTAAGCCTTGCCCAGCTCGGAAAGTCGTATGTGATTACCAATTTTGGGGTAAAAGCCGATAGTACACTCGTACAGACCGATGCGATTCAGAAGGCCATTGATAAGGCAGCCCGGCAGGGTGGGGGCGTAGTCGTTATCCCGAAAGGTACGTTTATGAGTGGGGCTTTATTTTTCAAGCCCAAAACCCATTTGCACCTGGCGGAAGGAGCTGTTCTGAAGGGGTCCAACAACATCGCTGACTACCCAAAATTGCCGTCGCGGATGGAAGGCCAAAGTCTGGACTACTTCGCTGCGTTGGTCAATGCCTATCAGGTCGATGGCTTTACCATTTCTGGGAAAGGGACAATCGATGGCAATGGGCTGCGCTTTTGGGAGGCTTTCTGGGCCAGACGTAAAGAAAATCCTAACTGTACGAATCTGGAGGTTTCACGTCCGCGTCTGGTATTTATCTGGAAATGCAATAACGTTCAGGTTCAGGACGTAAAACTGCATAATGCAGGTTTCTGGACAAGTCATTACTACCAGTGCCAGAACCTGAAAGTGCTCGATGCACATATTTATTCGCCCTACAAACCGGTAAAAGCGCCAAGTACGGATGCCATTGATCTGGATGCATGTTCCAATGTACTGATTAAAGGATGCTACATGTCGGTCAATGATGACGCAATTGCTCTAAAAGGGGGCAAAGGTCCGTGGGCCGACCGTGTGCCCAACAACGGAGCCAACGCCAATATCATCATCGAAGATTGTGAATTTGGCTTCTGCCATTCGGCCCTTACCTGCGGCAGTGAAGCCATTCATAACCGAAACATTCTGATGCGAAACTGCCACGTCAGCGAAGCCAGCCGGGTATTGTGGCTTAAAATGCGCCCCGATACACCACAGCTTTACGAATATATTACGCTCGAAAACATAAAAGGCCAGGCCCATAGCCTACTGTATGTGAAGCCCTGGACGCAGTTTTTTGATTTACAGGGGCGTCCGGACGTACCACTTTCCTACTCCGATCATGTGAGCCTCAAAAATATCGAGCTTAGCTGCGATACGTTCTTCGACGTTGCTATTTCAGAACATGATAAGCTCTCCAACTTTTCATTTGAGAACTTCGTTGTGGAAAGCAAAAACGCGACTATCGACAAAAAGGTAGTCAATGGATTTACGCTCAAAAACGTGAAAGTCAATGATAAAATCGTGGAGTAA
- a CDS encoding sulfatase-like hydrolase/transferase — protein sequence MFIRLLSALILTSSLGWFGPTPTLKPAPAPPNVVFILADDFGYELIGANGGLSYKTPNLDKMAREGVRFDNCFSMPLCTPSRLQLMTGKHNFRNYERFGYLNTSQKTFANLFKDAGYTTAIAGKWQLAGGPDTVRHFGFDQFCLWQIDKSDFWDRYKDPILAENQLGQKRMGAYGPDEEVKFLTNFIEQNQQRKFFVYYPMTLTHDPFQPTPDIPEFKSFKINGTNDTTYFKNMVQYADRLVGQMINKLDSLKLLENTVIIFAGDNGTSVNITSQTRQGPVKGNKGYTTSAGNHVPLLVYWKGHTPSGVTRSELVDFTDVLPTMLDVAGLKKPDNFMVDGQSFWPAAMGKAGKKRDWVYSDYNPKRNDFPARKYAQTQKYKLYSDGQFFDYQNDPLENKPLSLVSLSENTRKVYDQLSKVMAHYQQQSDQIKK from the coding sequence ATGTTTATCCGCTTACTAAGTGCACTGATATTAACCAGCAGTCTGGGCTGGTTTGGACCAACTCCAACCCTAAAACCAGCACCGGCTCCCCCGAATGTGGTTTTTATTCTAGCTGATGATTTCGGGTATGAATTAATTGGGGCTAATGGCGGTCTTTCCTACAAAACGCCTAATCTCGACAAGATGGCTCGTGAAGGCGTTCGCTTTGATAACTGTTTTTCCATGCCCTTGTGCACGCCTTCGCGTTTGCAGCTTATGACCGGGAAACACAATTTTCGAAATTACGAACGATTTGGGTACTTGAATACCAGTCAAAAGACTTTTGCTAACCTGTTTAAGGATGCTGGTTATACGACCGCTATTGCCGGCAAATGGCAGTTGGCTGGAGGACCGGATACAGTGCGGCATTTTGGATTCGATCAGTTCTGCCTCTGGCAGATTGATAAGTCAGACTTTTGGGATCGCTACAAAGATCCGATTTTGGCAGAAAACCAACTCGGGCAGAAACGAATGGGTGCCTACGGCCCTGATGAAGAGGTAAAGTTCCTGACCAATTTTATCGAGCAGAATCAGCAGCGAAAGTTTTTCGTGTATTATCCCATGACGCTCACCCACGATCCGTTTCAGCCAACGCCCGACATACCTGAATTTAAATCCTTTAAGATTAACGGGACCAACGATACCACGTATTTCAAAAACATGGTGCAGTACGCCGACCGTTTGGTTGGGCAAATGATCAATAAGTTGGACTCCTTAAAATTGCTGGAAAACACCGTTATCATTTTTGCGGGTGATAACGGTACCAGCGTAAACATCACGTCGCAAACCCGGCAAGGGCCTGTTAAAGGAAACAAGGGCTATACCACCTCCGCTGGTAACCATGTACCCTTACTCGTATATTGGAAAGGTCATACACCCAGTGGTGTAACGCGATCAGAACTAGTCGATTTTACTGATGTATTACCGACCATGCTCGATGTGGCAGGGCTAAAGAAACCCGATAATTTTATGGTGGATGGGCAAAGTTTCTGGCCAGCAGCGATGGGAAAAGCGGGTAAAAAACGGGATTGGGTTTACAGTGATTACAATCCTAAGCGGAATGATTTCCCGGCTCGAAAATACGCACAGACACAAAAATATAAACTCTATTCAGATGGCCAGTTCTTTGATTATCAGAACGATCCATTGGAGAATAAACCTCTTTCACTTGTTTCGTTGTCGGAAAATACCCGTAAGGTTTACGATCAGCTCAGTAAAGTTATGGCTCATTATCAGCAGCAAAGTGACCAGATCAAAAAATAG
- a CDS encoding zinc-binding alcohol dehydrogenase family protein, translating into MKAAVIHYPGSPEVLQLEEYPIPLPSEGQVLVRVKAFGLNRSELMTRKGLSPGVQFPRILGIECVGEVVDDPSDQYAKGQQVMGLMGGMGRDFDGSYAEFTVLPKHVLRPFQSTLPWEVLGAIPEMFQTAYGSLYPALSIQPGETLLIRGGSSSVGMLATQLASLAGLTVLATTRNPQKENALRTNGAEHVLIDNGRLHEAVRAMYPEGVDKVLELVGTATLHDSLLCLKPGGTGCMSGMLAENWTIPDFAPMEFIPATVRLTTYDSGQITSPTAVFQDFIRQLEAEQVKIAVSRTFTLDQIVEAHQFMDSNQAAGKLVVLP; encoded by the coding sequence ATGAAAGCTGCCGTCATTCATTATCCCGGTTCACCCGAGGTTCTCCAGTTGGAGGAGTACCCCATACCACTTCCATCAGAGGGGCAGGTGCTGGTCCGGGTCAAAGCCTTTGGCCTGAACCGCTCAGAATTGATGACCCGCAAAGGGTTGTCGCCCGGCGTTCAGTTCCCCCGGATACTCGGCATCGAGTGCGTTGGGGAAGTAGTCGATGACCCCTCTGATCAATATGCCAAAGGCCAGCAGGTAATGGGTCTGATGGGCGGAATGGGCCGGGATTTCGATGGAAGCTATGCCGAATTCACCGTGTTGCCTAAGCACGTGTTACGTCCATTTCAGAGCACGCTGCCCTGGGAGGTGCTGGGGGCAATTCCCGAAATGTTTCAGACGGCATACGGCTCGCTGTATCCGGCCCTGAGTATTCAGCCCGGCGAAACCCTGCTGATTCGTGGGGGTAGCTCGTCGGTGGGCATGCTTGCGACCCAACTGGCCAGCCTGGCGGGACTGACCGTGCTGGCAACGACACGTAACCCGCAGAAAGAAAATGCGTTGCGCACCAATGGGGCCGAACATGTATTGATTGACAACGGGAGACTGCATGAGGCCGTGCGAGCTATGTATCCGGAGGGTGTCGATAAGGTGCTTGAACTGGTGGGTACGGCAACCCTGCACGACTCGCTGCTTTGTCTCAAACCCGGCGGCACTGGCTGTATGAGTGGGATGCTGGCTGAAAACTGGACGATTCCCGATTTTGCCCCGATGGAGTTCATTCCCGCTACGGTGCGATTGACCACCTACGACAGCGGCCAGATTACCAGCCCGACAGCGGTGTTTCAGGACTTCATCCGTCAGCTCGAAGCGGAACAAGTAAAGATCGCTGTCAGCCGGACTTTTACACTTGACCAGATCGTAGAGGCTCATCAATTTATGGACAGCAACCAGGCAGCCGGTAAACTGGTCGTGCTGCCTTGA
- a CDS encoding alpha/beta fold hydrolase, giving the protein MYTVIRAVTSESVTILGFRDGAYTGYKLASLYSTRVRKLVAIGAGEQVPGLRKVILDTNEAFRLDSLYWKKQLALMPQPERLLEYWTKLAYFYNNMVASKALFASIRCPVLVLSGERDQNAPLATIIAAYQMIPNSQLSIIPNAPHPVFLINFPAVWASIVLF; this is encoded by the coding sequence GTGTATACCGTAATCCGGGCTGTCACCAGCGAAAGTGTTACGATTCTGGGCTTTAGAGATGGCGCATACACCGGTTATAAACTGGCCAGCCTGTACTCAACACGGGTTAGGAAACTGGTCGCTATTGGTGCTGGCGAGCAAGTGCCGGGGCTACGCAAGGTAATTTTAGATACCAACGAAGCATTCAGACTGGACAGTCTCTACTGGAAGAAACAACTGGCACTGATGCCCCAACCGGAAAGATTACTGGAGTACTGGACAAAATTGGCCTATTTTTATAACAACATGGTCGCAAGTAAAGCATTGTTTGCCAGTATCCGTTGCCCGGTACTGGTCCTGTCCGGGGAGCGCGATCAAAATGCACCCCTGGCTACGATAATTGCTGCTTATCAGATGATTCCAAACAGTCAGCTCAGTATCATTCCCAATGCGCCCCATCCGGTATTCCTTATAAATTTTCCGGCCGTGTGGGCGAGTATTGTGCTTTTTTAA
- a CDS encoding NADPH-dependent F420 reductase gives MANTTESKVAIIGLGTIGRVLATNLTKGNRSVILAARELSTAQNLANELGSLARPLSTAAAIEEADVIILAIWFPSIQEFFQQYASQLEGKSIIDPSNPIAPDGKGGFVKTIGEAQSAGQILSGLLPKGVKLAKAFGTLGAASLANASGQKPEPAVLFYATDDRSIDASIDELIVDSGFEPLRVGGIDQSIRLEVFGDLHEFGALGKTVTLAEANEKL, from the coding sequence ATGGCAAACACCACAGAATCGAAAGTCGCTATCATTGGCCTGGGCACCATTGGCCGCGTACTGGCCACCAATTTAACCAAAGGAAATCGGTCGGTAATTCTGGCAGCCCGTGAGTTATCAACGGCACAAAACCTCGCCAATGAGCTAGGCAGTCTTGCTCGCCCCCTATCGACCGCGGCCGCTATCGAGGAAGCCGATGTGATTATCCTTGCCATTTGGTTTCCTTCCATTCAGGAGTTTTTCCAACAATATGCTTCCCAACTAGAGGGGAAAAGCATTATTGATCCTTCCAACCCAATTGCTCCCGATGGAAAAGGCGGCTTTGTCAAAACAATCGGTGAAGCCCAGTCGGCTGGACAGATTCTTTCAGGGCTCTTACCCAAGGGAGTTAAGCTGGCGAAAGCCTTCGGCACATTAGGAGCGGCTTCACTGGCAAATGCTTCCGGCCAGAAGCCCGAACCGGCCGTTTTATTCTATGCTACCGACGATCGGAGCATCGATGCGTCCATCGACGAGCTCATTGTCGATTCGGGTTTTGAACCGCTTCGTGTGGGTGGTATTGATCAGTCCATCCGCCTGGAAGTTTTCGGTGATCTGCATGAATTTGGTGCCCTGGGCAAAACGGTCACCTTAGCTGAAGCAAACGAAAAGCTCTAA
- a CDS encoding Crp/Fnr family transcriptional regulator, with amino-acid sequence MNLQPLIDHFEGFIPFKETEKHLLEERVTQRTIRRRQTLLQEGFACKHYSFVVEGCFRLFAVDQKGTEHNLQFAAENDRPADRWIADIGSFHSGQPSGLFIEAIEPSVVLQIEKQDLYFLYTNIPKLDRIFKVIIENKYVELQNRVLQSISSTAQERYLTFLEQYPKLALRLPNTQIASYLGITPEFLSKIRKDLASSQSHP; translated from the coding sequence TTGAATCTTCAGCCACTGATCGACCACTTCGAGGGTTTTATTCCTTTCAAAGAGACTGAAAAGCATCTTCTGGAAGAGCGGGTCACCCAGCGCACAATTCGACGCCGACAAACTTTATTGCAGGAGGGTTTTGCCTGCAAACACTATTCGTTCGTGGTCGAGGGCTGCTTCCGACTATTTGCCGTTGACCAGAAAGGAACCGAACATAATCTGCAATTTGCCGCCGAAAATGACCGCCCGGCAGACCGGTGGATCGCCGATATCGGCAGCTTTCATTCCGGCCAGCCCAGCGGATTATTTATTGAAGCCATTGAGCCTTCCGTGGTACTGCAAATCGAAAAGCAGGATCTCTATTTTCTCTATACGAACATTCCCAAGCTTGACCGGATCTTCAAAGTCATCATCGAGAACAAATATGTGGAACTCCAGAACCGTGTGTTGCAATCGATCAGTTCAACGGCCCAGGAACGCTATCTTACCTTTCTGGAACAATATCCTAAATTAGCTTTACGACTCCCCAATACCCAAATCGCTTCTTACCTGGGCATTACCCCTGAGTTTCTGAGCAAAATCAGGAAAGACCTGGCTTCTTCTCAGTCTCACCCTTAA
- a CDS encoding helix-turn-helix transcriptional regulator: MEYQEYSPASDLLPFIDCYWTLRMESQPVTSSRRVIPDICADVIINLGEEVQIWNGETHQLKSEKPYLIGTMTTFQHMLLQPGTNLAGIRFKPFGLSTLVGIRQQGMANKIEELDRKTFTLDCGHFPQIGVDQDHPDHFAKINTWLLRQINDEDNSTINRLIGTLLGAQGRITVRELASQYAITERQLERKFGESLGVPLKEICNLIRFQYAYQLISNRREQSLLDIAFEAGYYDHAHLTRHFKRYAGYPPSQMG; encoded by the coding sequence ATGGAATACCAGGAGTACAGTCCAGCATCAGACCTTCTCCCTTTCATTGACTGTTACTGGACCCTCCGGATGGAATCCCAGCCGGTAACTTCCAGTAGAAGGGTGATCCCTGATATATGCGCTGATGTTATCATTAATTTAGGGGAAGAAGTACAGATATGGAACGGGGAAACTCACCAGTTGAAGTCTGAAAAACCATATCTGATCGGTACCATGACTACGTTTCAGCACATGTTGCTGCAACCTGGTACAAATCTGGCAGGCATTCGGTTTAAACCCTTTGGGTTGAGTACCCTCGTGGGTATTCGGCAACAGGGAATGGCGAATAAGATCGAAGAACTTGACCGAAAAACATTCACATTGGATTGCGGCCATTTCCCGCAGATAGGCGTTGATCAGGATCACCCTGACCATTTTGCGAAAATAAACACCTGGTTACTGCGCCAAATCAATGACGAGGATAATTCGACGATAAACAGGCTGATTGGCACTTTGCTTGGCGCGCAGGGGCGTATAACCGTTAGGGAACTAGCCAGTCAATACGCAATAACGGAACGGCAACTGGAGCGGAAATTCGGGGAGAGCTTAGGGGTTCCGCTGAAAGAAATCTGTAATCTGATCCGTTTCCAATATGCTTACCAGCTAATCAGCAATAGGAGGGAGCAGAGTCTGCTTGATATTGCGTTTGAGGCTGGCTATTACGATCATGCCCATCTGACCCGACACTTCAAACGATACGCTGGTTATCCACCCTCTCAAATGGGTTAA
- a CDS encoding SDR family oxidoreductase: MKKTLEGKVALVAGATRGAGRGIAVELGRAGATVYVTGRTTRSQQSEYGLPQTIEETAEMVTQAGGKGIAVQVDHLVHEDVKRLVEQIDRESGQLDILVNDIWGGEFLAEWHKPVWEHSLEKGLRLLRLAIDTHIITSHFALPLLIRKPGGLVLELTDGTADYNRINYRISLFYDLAKSSVIRLAWAQAKELESFGGTAIALTPGWLRSEIMLDLFGVSEENWQDALVKEPHFVISETPYFVGRAVVALATDPDRHRWNGLSTSSGQLAKEYNFTDVDGSQPDAWRYVVEVQDAGLPADATGYR, from the coding sequence ATGAAAAAAACATTAGAGGGGAAAGTAGCTTTAGTCGCGGGAGCTACGCGAGGAGCCGGACGTGGTATTGCCGTGGAATTAGGTAGAGCGGGTGCTACCGTTTACGTGACAGGCCGTACGACCCGATCGCAACAATCAGAATACGGCTTACCACAAACCATCGAGGAAACAGCTGAAATGGTCACCCAGGCCGGGGGGAAAGGTATTGCGGTTCAGGTTGATCATTTAGTACACGAGGACGTTAAACGACTGGTTGAACAGATTGATCGTGAAAGTGGTCAACTCGATATCTTGGTCAATGACATTTGGGGCGGTGAATTTCTGGCTGAGTGGCATAAGCCGGTTTGGGAGCATTCGCTCGAAAAGGGATTACGGCTACTTCGTTTAGCGATCGATACCCATATTATCACCAGTCACTTTGCCTTGCCACTACTGATTCGTAAACCAGGTGGTTTGGTCCTCGAACTAACGGACGGAACCGCCGATTATAACCGGATTAACTACCGCATATCGCTATTTTATGATTTAGCGAAATCATCGGTGATTCGCTTAGCCTGGGCTCAGGCCAAAGAGCTGGAGTCCTTTGGCGGTACAGCTATTGCCTTGACACCTGGCTGGTTACGTTCCGAGATTATGCTTGATCTATTCGGAGTAAGCGAAGAGAATTGGCAGGACGCCTTAGTTAAAGAACCGCACTTTGTGATTTCTGAGACGCCGTATTTTGTTGGCCGGGCAGTTGTAGCCTTAGCCACAGACCCAGACCGACATCGTTGGAATGGTTTATCTACGTCCAGTGGTCAACTGGCTAAGGAGTATAATTTTACGGATGTCGATGGTTCCCAACCCGATGCCTGGCGTTACGTGGTAGAAGTACAGGATGCCGGTCTACCAGCAGATGCTACCGGGTATCGATGA
- a CDS encoding winged helix-turn-helix transcriptional regulator: MQEEKRLELVNEVLSNPRNQRQEVQALQDTIYVIGGKWKLPIINSICNGNKRFRDIERSIPGITTRMLSRELKEMEANQLIRRTVTPTTPVLVEYTATDYCWSFGDIILEMIKWGKQHRERLKT; this comes from the coding sequence ATGCAGGAAGAAAAGCGACTTGAATTGGTCAACGAAGTTTTGTCCAATCCGCGCAATCAGCGTCAGGAAGTACAGGCCTTACAGGATACGATTTATGTGATTGGCGGCAAATGGAAACTGCCGATCATCAATTCGATTTGTAATGGGAATAAACGGTTCCGGGATATTGAACGAAGTATTCCAGGAATCACGACCCGAATGCTGTCCCGCGAACTGAAGGAGATGGAAGCTAATCAGCTGATTCGCCGAACGGTAACGCCAACAACGCCAGTATTGGTGGAATATACGGCAACTGATTATTGCTGGTCATTCGGAGACATAATTCTGGAGATGATTAAATGGGGTAAACAGCATAGGGAGCGACTGAAAACGTAG